GCCCTGTCTCCGCGCTGCTCGGAGCGCTCATCGGTGGTGTGACGTCCTTCATTGCCGCCGTCTACACGCAACGCCGCCAAGATCGCCTTCAGCGGATCGCCTTTGAGGTGTCCAAGCGGGAGACGGTCTATTCGGAGTTCGGCTGCGCGGCCTCGGTCTCCGGCGCGGCCCCCTTCTCGATGCGGAGCTTGGTCTCCCTGAGCTGCTCCTCGGCGAGCCGGACCGCCTCCTCGCGGACGCCGACATCCTCGCGCGCGGCGACCAGCGCCCAGTAGGTTCGCTCCACGGCGGCGACGGTCTCGGTCACCTCGCGCCGCAGCGATGCCACGGCTCGCGACCGCTCCGCGGCGGTGACCTTGAGGTTCAGGCGGGCCGCGTCGAGCGCGCGCCCCCGCAGGAGCGGCTGCCGCAGCTCGACTCCGACCGACGTGTCGTACGCGGGCGAGAGGAGCGTGAACGTCCCGTCCGTCGTTTGACGCGCCGCGGAAGCCCGGACCGAGACCTCGCCGCCGGTCGGGAGCAGCTGCCGCACCGACGCATCGGCGCCCAGGGAACGGTTCGTGGGAGCGAGCCGTCCGTCGGGAGCGCCCGAGAACGCGGAATTCACCGGCAGGCTCGCGCGCTCCCAGCTCCCCTGGACCTCGAAGAGCGGATCGTAGGCGCCGCGCGCCCCGGCCAGCGCGGCCTCGGCGGAGCGCAGCGACTCCAGCTCGACGACGAGCCCCTCGTTCTTCTCGAGGGCGTGCTCGACCGCCTCGGTCAACGTCATGCGGACCTCGGCAGGGCCCTCGCCCGCCGCGGCGCGCGCCACGGGGCAGAGCGCCGCGATCAGCGCGGCCGGAACCATCGTCTTTCCCCATCTCACGTCCGGTCTCCCCTTCGACACCTTCGGTCCGCTCGTCCGTGTTGAGGCGCGTCCCCGTCGGCGCCTCGTCCTGCGCAGGGCGCACATGGCCCGACGGCGCGAAGGTTCAGTACCATTTTAGTCCACTATTGCTTCGCCGTCGAACCGCCAGCGTTTCTCGCCGGAAAGGCGGGCGGAGGGGGCGCGAACGACGGGTCGGCGGCGTTACTCCTCGATGGCGCCGCCCACTCGCTTCAGGTGCGCTCGCAGGGTGTACGACGGGTCGCGGTTCCGCTCGGCGAGGTAGTCCGCGAACGCCAGCTGGGAACGGAGGCTCGTCCCGCTTCGAATCGCTTCCGCC
The Terriglobia bacterium DNA segment above includes these coding regions:
- a CDS encoding TolC family protein, which gives rise to MRWGKTMVPAALIAALCPVARAAAGEGPAEVRMTLTEAVEHALEKNEGLVVELESLRSAEAALAGARGAYDPLFEVQGSWERASLPVNSAFSGAPDGRLAPTNRSLGADASVRQLLPTGGEVSVRASAARQTTDGTFTLLSPAYDTSVGVELRQPLLRGRALDAARLNLKVTAAERSRAVASLRREVTETVAAVERTYWALVAAREDVGVREEAVRLAEEQLRETKLRIEKGAAPETEAAQPNSE